The genomic window GCCTGCGGCGATGAGCCCGAGCATCAACCAGACGTTGTCGTCGGCCGCCAGGATTCCCAGCACCAGCAGTATCAGCCCGACCGCTGACAGGGCCGCGCCCCGCCCGTCGAACGGCAGCGTGGGGTTCGCCGGAAGCGGGTCGCGGATCCGGCGGGCCAGCCAGACGATCACGCCGACGATCACCGCCTGGAAGACGAACGCCACCCGCCAGCTGATCGCGTAGGTGATGAGCCCGCCGATCAGAGGGCCGGCCGCGGCGCCGACGCCGCCCAGCGCGCTGATCACGCCGAACGCGCGAGCACGGGACGTCAGGCCGGTGAAGAGCAACGTGGTGAGGATGTAGACCGGCGGGATCAGGAGCGCGGTGCCCACCCCTTGCAGGATCGAGTAGCCGAGGATCAGCACACCCAAGCCCGGCGCCAGCGCGCTCACCAGCGCGCCGACGCCGTACAGGGCCAGCCCCGCGAGGAAGCACCGGTTCCGCCCGTAGCGGTCGGTGAGCTTGCCGCCGGGGATCATCAACGCGGCCATCACCAGGAGAAACGCGGTGATCGCGGTCTGCACACCCTGCACCGTGGTGTCCAGATCGGAGCTGATGTCGTTGATCATCACGTTCATGTTCGAACCGGCGAAGCTGCAGATGAACTGGGCCAGCGCGAGCGGGATCAGGGCCCGCCGCTGTGCGGTCGTCGGTCGTCCCGCCGAGTGCTCGTCGGCCACTGCGTCCGCCCTTCTCTCCCGTCCCGCGAGCCGTCGGCCCGCGGGGCTGGGGCAATCTGCGCCCTGATCCTCGCGTCCGCGCGGGATCACCGCCTCGCCCGGAACAGGTGATCCGCGACCGGCTGCCAGCGGATCGG from Cryptosporangium aurantiacum includes these protein-coding regions:
- a CDS encoding MFS transporter produces the protein MADEHSAGRPTTAQRRALIPLALAQFICSFAGSNMNVMINDISSDLDTTVQGVQTAITAFLLVMAALMIPGGKLTDRYGRNRCFLAGLALYGVGALVSALAPGLGVLILGYSILQGVGTALLIPPVYILTTLLFTGLTSRARAFGVISALGGVGAAAGPLIGGLITYAISWRVAFVFQAVIVGVIVWLARRIRDPLPANPTLPFDGRGAALSAVGLILLVLGILAADDNVWLMLGLIAAGAAVLAWFFRSTRARERAGDEVLLPTRLFRNRTSNLGLVTQNAQWLVLMGSSFVVSAYLQVVRGYDAIETGVIFTAVTVGLLTSSLAAARLAKRRSQRTLIMAGFGLTACGIGVLLAMVIGSPSAWAFAPGLLLIGFGLGAMLTPSVNVVQSSFDEDLQGEISGLSRSVSNLGSSLGTAIAGTILVAGLTSTPERAYGLAMAVLAVVSVTGVLVAWRLPTSLSAADARA